In Papaver somniferum cultivar HN1 chromosome 1, ASM357369v1, whole genome shotgun sequence, a genomic segment contains:
- the LOC113318545 gene encoding uncharacterized protein LOC113318545: MENSSRHSSRSSHSKSAPKQRRNGYEPSDGDTDWQDSPWHEIPAKKDNNRLRNVRVLVKDRPNALGRSLTPPSRSSNHDYDFSSPVTTLKPSSARKNQHKSPYRPQPDDDADVVTLQTNTSPFIRNDLPKHIVYPSKTKEDEAEMNIEEFVKTSSSRTQNHRNRSTYNRRSVSAPKPRAKEKEQRVVTGLEAWKEDRTPSPLPRKHRETATEINEIVANARALNGPANVDLKVTESISPGDIFFSQTSTVQRNVVKKNPGQGSNLTSKPKEVSKRDSVPRQRSKPNSNTDQTTRGVSSNTVTSQKNAATLNRVSSRKSSSKRSTQSSKMSDGSGTLSESFRKFTDNMQISQKNTWFSCGRKGPCRTSKAPESYEFDEASFIQKAFVVENLRQFWADKHQPGSLSGFICNKQQAQHLKQLISHNTCPHILFKGPSGSGKKALTRALLCEIYGDQALNITHELRCFNVQEKGPMQIVVPLISSPHHVELYLKSETTNVRFALMTLVKEMTSSHSMTPEVSNATCWADYKVIVFYEVEKLAENVQHMIKWIMDCYMETCKIILCCEDDIGILDSVKSRCKIVTVDAPITHEIMEVLIQIGRKESFDLPMSFAAKIATKSKQNIRKAVMALEACKAHNYPFADEQPIPIGWEDVLVELSADILSDPSPQRSFFIRVDLQKLLGEFVHPRLILQKLVEQFLKRVDASVKRELYYWHAYYDKRLPEGTTALLKLEEFVAKFMSIYRKSLRGRLSYIPQ, encoded by the exons ATGGAAAATTCTTCAAGGCACAGCAGCAGAAGTTCCCATTCAAAGTCGGCACCTAAACAAAGACGAAACGGCTACGAGCCTTCTGATGGAGACACTGACTGGCAGGACAGTCCATGGCATGAAATTCCAGCGAAGAAAGACAATAACCGTCTAAGGAACGTCAGAGTTTTGGTTAAAGATCGGCCAAATGCACTAGGTAGAAGCTTGACGCCTCCTAGTCGTTCTTCAAACCATGATTATGATTTTAGTTCCCCGGTCACAACTTTAAAACCCAGCTCAGCCAGAAAAAATCAGCATAAATCTCCTTATAGACCGCAACCGGATGACGACGCTGATGTTGTTACTTTGCAAACGAATACTAGTCCTTTTATAAGAAATGATCTCCCAAAACATATAGTGTATCCTTCTAAAACTAAGGAAGATGAAGCTGAAATGAACATAGAGGAGTTTGTTAAGACATCATCAAGTAGAACTCAAAATCATAGAAACAGGAGTACTTACAATCGTAGATCAGTATCCGCTCCGAAACCAAGAGCAAAAGAGAAGGAACAGCGGGTTGTTACGGGTCTGGAGGCATGGAAAGAAGACAGGACTCCGTCTCCGTTACCAAGAAAGCATAGGGAAACAGCAACCGAGATCAATGAAATTGTTGCTAATGCAAGGGCTTTAAACGGCCCGGCTAACGTTGATTTAAAGGTGACAGAATCGATTTCACCCGGCGacattttcttttctcaaacttcGACAGTGCAAAGGAATGTCGTAAAGAAAAATCCCGGTCAGGGGAGCAACTTAACTTCTAAACCAAAGGAAGTTTCTAAGCGAGATTCTGTGCCTCGTCAAAGAAGCAAACCAAATTCTAATACAGATCAAACTACTCGCGGTGTTTCATCAAATACTGTGACATCTCAAAAGAATGCTGCGACATTGAATAGGGTCTCAAGCAGGAAGTCTAGTAGTAAAAGGAGTACACAGAGTAGTAAAATGAGTGACGGCAGTGGAACGTTGAGTGAGAGTTTCAGAAAATTCACAGACAATATGCAGATAAGTCAGAAAAACACATGGTTTAGCTGCGGGAGAAAGGGTCCTTGTAGGACGTCAAAAGCACCTGAAAGTTACGAGTTTGATGAAGCTTCGTTCATTCAGAAGGCGTTTGTGGTGGAAAACCTTAGACAGTTTTGGGCTGACAAGCATCAACCTGGTTCTTTGAGTGGCTTCATTTGTAACAAACAGCAAGCGCAGCATCTAAAGCAATTG ATATCCCACAACACATGCCCGCATATTCTGTTCAAGGGGCCTTCAGGTTCAGGGAAGAAAGCGCTAACCAGGGCATTACTGTGTGAAATCTATGGAGATCAAGCTCTAAAT ATAACTCACGAGTTAAGATGCTTCAATGTTCAG GAAAAGGGACCTATGCAAATAGTTGTTCCATTAATCTCCAGCCCTCACCATGTGGAGCTTTATCTCAAATCAGAAACAACGAATGTAAGGTTTGCGCTAATGACCCTAGTCAAGGAAATGACCAGTAGTCATTCAATGACTCCTGAAGTTAGCAACGCAACTTGTTGGGCGGATTATAAAG TGATAGTATTTTATGAAGTAGAAAAACTAGCAGAGAATGTTCAGCACATGATAAAATGGATAATGGATTGTTACATGGAGACATGCAAGATCATACTTTGCTGTGAAGATGACATTGGCATACTCGATTCAGTCAAAAGCAGATGCAAAATTGTCACAGTCGATGCTCCCATCACTCATGAG ATTATGGAAGTTCTTATTCAAATAGGAAGGAAAGAAAGCTTTGATCTTCCCATGAGCTTTGCTGCTAAAATTGCAACCAAATCGAAGCAGAACATAAGAAAAGCAGTCATGGCACTGGAAGCATGTAAAGCTCACAA CTACCCTTTCGCCGATGAACAACCAATTCCAATAGGATGGGAAGACGTGTTGGTGGAACTTTCTGCTGATATTCTCTCTGACCCATCACCACAAAG ATCGTTTTTCATTCGCGTCGATTTGCAAAAGCTACTGGGTGAATTTGTTCATCCCAGATTGATTCTCCAG AAACTTGTGGAGCAGTTTCTGAAGAGAGTTGACGCTAGTGTAAAAAGAGAACTGTATTATTGGCATGCTTACTAT GATAAGAGACTTCCAGAAGGGACGACCGCTCTGCTTAAACTGGAAG AATTTGTAGCAAAGTTCATGAGTATCTATAGGAAGAGCTTGAGAGGTCGGCTTTCATACATTCCACAGTAA
- the LOC113288265 gene encoding protein RER1A-like — protein sequence MEGVGAEGEGGASATAPMAKWKSDVSRLFQHYLDKSTPLPVHRWIGTLAVASIYILRVYYVQGFYIVSYGLGIYLLNLLIGFLSPKIDPEMEGLDGASLPTKGSDEFKPFIRRLPEFKFWYSITKAFLVAFFMTFFSMFDVPVFWPILLCYWMVLFFLTMKRQILHMIKYKYIPFSIGKQRYGGKKSGASTSASGSGLSRD from the exons ATGGAGGGAGTTGGGGCTGAAGGGGAAGGTGGAGCATCTGCTACTGCTCCCATGGCCAAATGGAAAAGCGATGTTTCTAGACTTTTTCAGCATTATCTGGATAAATCTACACCTCTGCCAGTTCATAGATGGATAGGAACTTTAGCTGTTGCATCAATTTATATCTTACGTGTTTACTATGTTCAAGGGTTTTACATTGTTTCCTATGGTCTGGGGATATATCTATTGAATCTGTTAATTGGGTTTCTCTCGCCCAAAATTGATCCAGAAATGGAAGGGTTGGATGGGGCTTCTTTGCCAACAAAAGGTTCTGATGAGTTCAAGCCATTCATTCGACGTCTCCCTGAGTTCAAATTCTG GTATTCCATCACAAAGGCCTTCTTGGTAGCATTTTTCATGACATTCTTCTCAATGTTCGATGTACCTGTTTTCTGGCCCATTCTGCTCTGTTATTGGATGGTTCTATTTTTCCTTACAATGAAGCGTCAAATTCTACACATGATCAAATACAAATACATTCCCTTCAGCATCGGGAAGCAG AGGTATGGTGGCAAGAAGTCTGGAGCTAGTACCAGTGCCAGCGGCAGTGGCTTATCCAGGGACTAG